A single region of the Cereibacter sphaeroides 2.4.1 genome encodes:
- a CDS encoding MotE family protein — protein MSHRSRTRGALALLALLLAASGAMRVGSGVGAAMARASNDPVSGAPLDCPEPPLALAEALRDREAAVRAQEERMQKRQAALDEAEKSVRAQMAELAEAEAELNKTIALADGAAENDVSRLTSVYESMKPKEAARLFEAMAPEFAAGFIGSMQPEAAAAVMSGMSAEAAYSVSVLLAGRNALAPSE, from the coding sequence ATGAGCCACAGATCGCGCACCCGCGGCGCCCTTGCGCTTCTGGCGCTCCTGCTCGCGGCATCGGGGGCGATGAGGGTCGGATCCGGGGTCGGGGCAGCGATGGCACGGGCGTCCAACGACCCCGTGTCAGGGGCTCCGCTCGACTGTCCCGAACCGCCGCTTGCCTTGGCCGAGGCCCTCCGCGACCGCGAGGCGGCGGTCCGTGCGCAGGAAGAACGGATGCAGAAGCGTCAGGCCGCGCTGGACGAGGCCGAGAAATCCGTGCGCGCCCAGATGGCGGAGCTGGCAGAGGCCGAAGCGGAGCTGAACAAGACGATCGCCCTCGCGGACGGGGCCGCCGAGAACGATGTCTCGCGCCTGACATCTGTCTATGAGTCGATGAAGCCCAAGGAGGCCGCCCGGCTCTTCGAGGCGATGGCTCCCGAATTCGCCGCAGGTTTCATCGGCAGCATGCAGCCTGAAGCGGCGGCGGCCGTCATGTCGGGCATGTCGGCCGAGGCCGCCTACAGCGTGAGCGTCCTTCTTGCCGGCCGGAATGCGCTGGCCCCCTCCGAGTGA
- the motA gene encoding flagellar motor stator protein MotA gives MFGIVGILVIFVMVFGGYMLAGGKLGVILKALPFEMIMIGGAAVGSFLLANDLATVKHTLKDLGKVFKGPKWKPGDYRDLLCLLFELVRIAKVNPVGLEEHIENPEESSVFSRYPKIQHDHDAIELICDTLRAASMNYDDPNQVEEVLDKRVEKAQHHALHSSHALQSMADALPALGIVAAVLGVIKTMGSIDQPPEILGKMIGGALVGTFLGVFLAYGIVGPFATRVKAVVEEDGHFYNLIREVLIANLHNHPANMCIEVGRQNTPHHVRPSFTDLEEAIRALKQEAA, from the coding sequence ATGTTCGGGATCGTCGGCATCCTCGTGATTTTCGTGATGGTGTTCGGCGGCTACATGCTTGCCGGTGGCAAGCTGGGCGTGATCCTGAAGGCGTTGCCGTTCGAGATGATCATGATCGGAGGAGCGGCCGTGGGCTCGTTCCTGCTCGCGAACGACCTCGCCACGGTCAAGCACACGCTCAAGGATTTGGGCAAGGTCTTCAAGGGACCGAAGTGGAAGCCGGGCGACTACCGTGACCTGCTCTGCCTGCTCTTCGAACTCGTGCGGATCGCGAAGGTCAATCCTGTCGGGCTCGAGGAGCATATCGAGAATCCCGAGGAGTCGTCCGTCTTCTCGCGCTATCCCAAGATCCAGCACGACCATGACGCGATCGAGCTCATCTGCGACACGCTGCGGGCCGCCTCAATGAACTACGACGATCCGAACCAGGTCGAAGAGGTTCTGGACAAGCGGGTCGAGAAGGCGCAGCACCACGCGTTGCATTCCAGCCACGCGCTCCAGTCGATGGCCGACGCGCTTCCGGCGCTCGGCATCGTGGCGGCGGTGCTGGGCGTCATCAAGACGATGGGCTCGATCGACCAGCCGCCGGAGATTCTGGGCAAGATGATCGGCGGCGCGCTCGTGGGCACCTTTCTGGGCGTGTTTCTCGCCTACGGCATCGTCGGCCCCTTCGCCACGCGGGTGAAGGCCGTGGTCGAGGAGGACGGCCATTTCTACAATCTGATCCGCGAGGTGCTGATCGCGAACCTCCACAATCATCCGGCCAACATGTGCATCGAGGTCGGACGGCAGAACACGCCCCATCACGTCCGCCCGAGTTTCACCGATCTCGAAGAAGCCATCAGGGCCCTGAAGCAGGAGGCCGCATGA
- a CDS encoding transglycosylase SLT domain-containing protein has protein sequence MIPSSRLRAILSAALLGLALMLHVSPASARLRDADLCEEAARRAARATGVPQEVLMAITLTETGRRTGGGPMRPWPWAVNVAGQGHWFPSRAEAEQFVASVLDQGRGNFDVGCFQLNNRWHAANFASMHDMFDPDANALYAARYLQDLRGPSDDWSSAAGAYHSATPELARRYRSRFEMLLADLPAAAAEGVVARVNVFPLFRAGDVRSTGSLVPLDAPARPLFGE, from the coding sequence ATGATCCCTAGCAGCCGATTGCGCGCGATCCTTTCGGCCGCTCTTCTGGGGCTGGCCTTGATGCTCCACGTCTCACCTGCTTCGGCAAGGCTTCGGGACGCGGATCTGTGCGAGGAAGCTGCCCGTCGTGCCGCGCGCGCGACGGGCGTGCCGCAGGAGGTGCTGATGGCGATTACCCTGACGGAGACGGGGCGCCGGACCGGCGGCGGGCCGATGCGCCCCTGGCCCTGGGCGGTCAATGTCGCGGGACAGGGACACTGGTTTCCGAGCAGGGCAGAGGCGGAGCAGTTCGTGGCCAGTGTGCTGGACCAAGGTCGTGGGAATTTCGACGTCGGATGCTTCCAACTGAACAACCGCTGGCATGCCGCGAACTTTGCCTCAATGCACGACATGTTCGATCCCGACGCGAACGCGCTCTATGCCGCGCGCTACCTGCAGGACTTGCGGGGTCCGTCCGACGATTGGTCGAGCGCGGCGGGCGCCTATCATTCGGCGACGCCCGAACTGGCCCGCCGCTACCGCTCCCGCTTCGAGATGCTGCTCGCAGACCTGCCGGCCGCCGCAGCTGAGGGCGTCGTGGCTCGCGTCAACGTCTTCCCGCTCTTCCGCGCCGGCGACGTGAGAAGCACGGGCTCGCTCGTGCCGCTCGACGCGCCTGCGCGTCCCCTGTTCGGAGAGTGA
- the flhA gene encoding flagellar biosynthesis protein FlhA: MRLSRDRLFQPTILLALALMAVIVMMVLPVPAWMLDLGLALSFSLAILMFTVTLFIERPLDFSAFPTVLLSSLMLRLSLNISSTKLIIGNGHTGTAAAGHVIEGFASFIMNGSVMMGVVIFCVLLIVNFVVITKGAGRMAEVGARFALDGMPGKQLAIDSDMSAGAIDHAEARRRREQELAETNFFGSLDGASKFVKGDAVAGLLITGLNIVVGLLVGVLMHDMPIGRAFETYAILTIGDGLVSQIPAVIISIAAALLLARGGAAGAADVSFFKQLGRFPAALATVSLLMALFALVPGLPFGPFMAAATGLGALSFMGLRRAEDPTAPTSTEAEVPTARSLGDVLDFDDIHIEFAPNLVGMVLDPATGLDARIVNMRNHIAGAFGLILPEIRVTDETMLPPGSYRIRLQGVERVRDRLLPDRLLVLLMEGTEAPEGIDVREPVYGAPARWILPDDQERAALAGLTVVTPAEVLATHLLEVMKGNLARLLTLKGLRRLLDEFTNLSDRSRAEANRRLLDELVPDRVPVDLLLAVLRLLLEERVSIRNLPLILEAIAEARPLGSPEEICEHVRQRLGFQIVAELKREDGTVPLIQLAPEWEKTFAAHQLEGRGLRDVALPPEAFSRLANGLAEKLARAADMGLQPALVTSTLRRRFLRAVVAAKGLIVPVISYDEIGTEARAAMVGTVPA; encoded by the coding sequence ATGCGCCTGTCCCGGGACCGCCTTTTCCAGCCGACCATCCTGCTGGCGCTTGCCCTCATGGCGGTCATCGTCATGATGGTCCTGCCGGTGCCCGCCTGGATGCTGGACCTGGGCCTCGCCCTCTCGTTCTCGCTCGCCATCCTCATGTTCACCGTCACGCTCTTCATCGAGCGGCCTCTAGATTTTTCGGCCTTCCCCACCGTCCTTCTTTCGTCGCTGATGCTTCGCCTCTCGCTGAACATCTCCTCGACAAAGCTCATCATCGGCAACGGTCACACCGGCACCGCTGCGGCCGGTCATGTCATCGAGGGCTTCGCCAGCTTCATCATGAACGGCAGCGTCATGATGGGGGTCGTCATCTTCTGTGTCCTGCTGATCGTGAACTTCGTTGTCATCACCAAGGGCGCCGGGCGCATGGCCGAGGTGGGCGCGCGCTTTGCTCTTGACGGCATGCCCGGCAAGCAGCTTGCCATTGACAGCGACATGTCCGCCGGCGCCATAGATCACGCGGAGGCCAGACGCAGGCGCGAGCAGGAGCTGGCTGAAACCAACTTCTTCGGCTCGCTCGACGGCGCCTCGAAATTCGTCAAGGGCGACGCAGTCGCCGGATTGCTCATCACGGGCCTCAACATCGTCGTGGGCTTGCTCGTCGGCGTCCTGATGCATGACATGCCGATCGGCCGCGCCTTCGAGACCTATGCCATCCTCACCATCGGTGATGGGCTTGTGAGCCAGATCCCCGCGGTCATCATCTCGATCGCGGCGGCCCTTCTCCTGGCGCGTGGGGGTGCGGCAGGTGCCGCGGATGTCTCCTTCTTCAAGCAGCTTGGCCGCTTTCCCGCCGCTCTCGCCACTGTGTCGCTTCTGATGGCTCTGTTCGCGCTGGTGCCCGGGTTGCCGTTCGGCCCGTTCATGGCGGCGGCGACCGGGCTCGGCGCCCTCTCCTTCATGGGCCTTCGCAGGGCAGAAGACCCGACCGCTCCCACCTCGACCGAGGCCGAGGTTCCGACTGCGAGGTCTCTGGGTGACGTCCTCGACTTTGACGACATTCACATCGAGTTCGCTCCGAACCTCGTCGGGATGGTGCTTGATCCGGCGACGGGGCTCGATGCGCGCATCGTGAACATGCGCAACCATATCGCTGGCGCCTTCGGGCTGATCCTGCCGGAAATCCGGGTGACCGACGAGACTATGCTTCCTCCCGGGAGCTACAGGATCCGGCTTCAGGGGGTCGAGCGCGTGCGTGATCGCCTCCTGCCGGACCGTCTGCTCGTGCTCCTGATGGAGGGGACCGAGGCGCCGGAAGGGATTGACGTGCGCGAGCCGGTGTATGGCGCGCCCGCGCGCTGGATCCTTCCGGACGATCAGGAGAGGGCCGCCCTGGCCGGGTTGACTGTGGTCACACCGGCAGAGGTGCTTGCCACCCATCTTCTCGAGGTCATGAAGGGCAATCTCGCGCGTCTCTTGACGCTCAAGGGTCTGCGACGTCTGCTGGATGAGTTCACCAATCTCTCGGACCGCAGCCGGGCCGAGGCGAACCGGCGCCTGCTCGACGAGCTTGTGCCAGACCGTGTGCCGGTGGATCTGCTGCTCGCGGTGCTCCGTCTTCTCCTGGAGGAGCGGGTGTCGATCCGAAATCTTCCTCTGATTCTCGAAGCCATTGCCGAGGCTCGCCCTCTCGGTTCGCCCGAAGAGATCTGTGAACATGTGCGACAGCGGCTGGGCTTCCAGATTGTCGCCGAGCTGAAACGCGAGGATGGCACCGTTCCCCTGATCCAGCTCGCGCCGGAATGGGAAAAGACCTTCGCGGCGCATCAGCTCGAAGGGCGGGGTCTGCGTGACGTGGCGTTGCCACCGGAGGCTTTCAGCCGATTGGCGAATGGTCTGGCCGAGAAGCTCGCACGGGCGGCCGACATGGGGCTCCAGCCGGCACTCGTGACCTCGACGCTCCGCCGCCGCTTCCTGCGCGCCGTTGTGGCCGCCAAAGGACTGATCGTTCCGGTGATCTCCTATGACGAGATCGGCACGGAGGCGCGCGCCGCCATGGTGGGCACCGTCCCGGCATGA
- a CDS encoding flagellar biosynthetic protein FliR: MSTLFERLAELVLLAQDLFRGGFLVFLRVGAAMALLPAFGETSLPVRVRLAAALAFTAIVFPAVSDRVPTYDSTVAPLLTETAVGLLLGASLRLFVLALQTAGTIAAQATSLAQLFGSTAGEPQPVMTNILTLAGLALAVAGGLHVQIALFLIQSYDILPAARLPEPADVATWGLALVVKSFALGFLLAMPFVAASFIFNVALGIVNRAMPQLMVFFVGAPALTFGGLVLLALAAPAVLGIWLVDLRTFLEAPFMGAGSP, encoded by the coding sequence ATGAGCACGCTTTTCGAACGGCTCGCAGAACTCGTCCTGTTGGCGCAGGATCTGTTCCGCGGAGGCTTCCTTGTCTTCCTGAGGGTAGGAGCCGCCATGGCGCTCCTGCCGGCGTTTGGCGAGACGAGCCTGCCCGTCCGGGTGCGGCTCGCCGCCGCCTTGGCCTTCACTGCGATCGTCTTTCCGGCGGTCAGCGACCGCGTCCCCACTTATGACAGCACCGTCGCCCCTCTTCTGACGGAGACAGCGGTGGGGCTGCTTCTCGGCGCTTCGCTCCGGCTCTTCGTCCTCGCGCTTCAGACAGCGGGAACCATTGCAGCGCAGGCGACGTCGCTGGCGCAGCTTTTCGGATCGACTGCGGGAGAACCCCAGCCCGTCATGACTAATATTCTGACGCTTGCGGGACTGGCCCTCGCAGTGGCGGGCGGACTGCATGTGCAGATCGCCCTGTTCCTCATCCAGTCCTACGATATCCTGCCTGCAGCCCGGTTGCCTGAACCTGCGGACGTCGCGACCTGGGGCCTTGCGCTGGTGGTGAAGAGTTTCGCCCTCGGCTTCCTGCTCGCGATGCCCTTCGTTGCGGCCTCCTTCATCTTCAACGTGGCCCTCGGGATCGTCAATCGTGCCATGCCGCAGCTCATGGTCTTCTTCGTCGGAGCGCCTGCACTGACCTTCGGTGGCCTCGTCCTCCTGGCGCTTGCGGCGCCGGCCGTGCTGGGCATCTGGCTGGTGGATCTGCGTACTTTTCTCGAGGCGCCGTTCATGGGAGCGGGATCTCCATGA
- a CDS encoding EscU/YscU/HrcU family type III secretion system export apparatus switch protein — MTDGEDDKPHEPSQRKLEEARRKGEVPRSQDLVTAAAYAGLLAAAMTLGDRVLQRTGDIGSTLLGQADRLSTLFSGQAQAPVGGLLAAAVSAVLPLFLLPALAAGGALLAQRSLVVAPSKLAPRLERISPLAGLRNRFGRAALVDFLKSFVKLLLVGLLLAFFILRRSDDIFGLLWMEPKIALGTMFALLLQFLLLVVILSVAVGLVDYLWQRFEHLRRNRMSRQELVEEAKDAEGDPHVKAQRRRRAVEIATNRMLQDVAKADVVVVNPTHYAVALRWKRGDKRAPVCVAKGVDEVAARIRERAIEAGVPIHRDPPAARALHAMVQIGEEIRPEHYQAVAAAVRFAETIRRKMKGRRR, encoded by the coding sequence ATGACCGACGGGGAGGATGACAAGCCGCACGAGCCGTCTCAGCGCAAGCTCGAGGAGGCGCGACGGAAGGGCGAGGTTCCGCGCTCGCAGGATCTGGTGACGGCTGCGGCCTATGCAGGCCTGCTTGCGGCTGCAATGACCTTGGGCGACCGGGTCTTGCAACGCACGGGTGACATCGGCAGCACGCTCCTCGGACAGGCGGACCGGCTGTCGACGCTCTTCTCGGGTCAAGCTCAGGCGCCGGTGGGTGGGCTTCTGGCCGCGGCGGTCTCCGCTGTCCTGCCTCTGTTCCTCCTGCCCGCGCTTGCAGCGGGGGGCGCGCTTCTGGCGCAGAGATCCCTCGTGGTTGCACCATCCAAGCTCGCGCCGCGGCTCGAGCGGATCTCGCCGCTCGCGGGTCTGCGCAACCGCTTCGGGCGCGCCGCGTTGGTGGACTTCCTCAAGAGCTTCGTCAAGCTGCTGCTCGTCGGCCTACTCCTTGCCTTCTTCATCTTGCGTCGGAGCGACGATATCTTCGGCCTTCTCTGGATGGAGCCGAAGATCGCACTCGGCACCATGTTCGCCCTGCTCCTCCAGTTCCTGCTGCTCGTGGTGATCCTCTCCGTCGCGGTTGGCCTCGTGGATTACCTTTGGCAGCGGTTCGAGCATCTGCGCCGCAACCGGATGTCGCGTCAGGAACTGGTCGAGGAGGCCAAGGACGCCGAGGGCGATCCCCATGTGAAGGCGCAGCGGCGGCGGCGGGCGGTGGAGATTGCAACCAACCGGATGCTGCAGGACGTGGCGAAGGCCGATGTCGTGGTGGTCAACCCGACCCATTATGCGGTGGCGCTGCGCTGGAAACGGGGCGACAAGCGCGCGCCCGTCTGTGTGGCAAAGGGAGTGGACGAGGTCGCCGCCCGTATCCGTGAGCGTGCGATCGAGGCAGGCGTGCCGATCCACCGCGATCCTCCGGCGGCCAGGGCGTTGCACGCGATGGTTCAGATCGGCGAGGAGATTCGCCCCGAACATTACCAGGCCGTCGCCGCCGCGGTGCGGTTCGCGGAAACGATCCGGCGCAAGATGAAGGGACGGCGGAGATGA
- a CDS encoding flagellar basal body-associated FliL family protein, giving the protein MMRFLLPLLLALAGLGAGVGAGLFLRPAAEAAGPDHATGGEGAADAHAPAAEPATEGHSANPEEQPEYAKLNNQFIVPIIEDGRVASMVILSLSLEVPPGGTEQVYAVEPKLRDGMLSVLFDHANAGGFRGAFTEAANLVALRRALLEVARSVLGPTAIDVLITDIMRQDS; this is encoded by the coding sequence ATGATGCGCTTTCTTCTCCCCCTTCTTCTGGCGCTGGCGGGTCTCGGAGCGGGCGTGGGCGCAGGGCTCTTCCTGCGTCCCGCCGCCGAGGCTGCCGGACCGGACCATGCGACCGGTGGCGAAGGTGCTGCCGATGCACATGCCCCCGCGGCCGAGCCGGCAACCGAGGGCCATTCCGCAAATCCGGAAGAGCAGCCGGAATATGCCAAGCTCAACAACCAGTTCATCGTGCCGATCATCGAGGACGGGCGCGTGGCCTCGATGGTCATCCTCTCGCTCAGCCTCGAGGTTCCGCCGGGCGGGACCGAGCAGGTCTATGCGGTCGAGCCCAAATTGCGCGACGGGATGCTGAGCGTTCTCTTCGATCACGCCAATGCCGGCGGCTTTCGCGGCGCCTTCACGGAAGCCGCCAATCTGGTCGCCCTGCGCCGCGCGCTGCTGGAGGTGGCCCGATCCGTACTTGGCCCGACGGCCATCGACGTGCTCATCACCGACATTATGCGTCAGGACAGCTGA
- the flgH gene encoding flagellar basal body L-ring protein FlgH, with protein MRRLILLILVLPSCARLSEVGKAPSFTPADDTFQYHAMYALPLPEDVANSGPTAGSSLWAGDRASLLGDRRASRRGDILTVVIEIDDRAEISNSTGRSRSGGETLGLPSFFGLPQRIDRHLPDGASMADAVSTTSSSNYAGDGSVRRKEKMTLRVAATVVEELPNGVLRIQGQQEVRVNYELRELVVTGYVRPGDISRQNEITYDKIAEARISYGGRGQITDVQQPRYGQQVADIILPF; from the coding sequence ATGCGACGCCTGATCCTTCTGATCCTCGTCCTGCCCTCCTGCGCGCGCCTGTCCGAGGTCGGCAAGGCTCCGTCCTTCACGCCAGCCGACGACACGTTCCAGTATCATGCGATGTATGCGCTGCCGCTGCCCGAGGATGTGGCCAATTCAGGGCCCACCGCCGGCTCCTCGCTCTGGGCGGGCGACCGGGCCTCGCTGCTCGGCGACCGGCGGGCCAGCCGCCGCGGCGACATCCTGACGGTGGTGATCGAGATCGACGACCGTGCCGAGATCTCGAACTCCACGGGACGCAGCCGGTCGGGCGGCGAGACACTGGGCCTGCCGTCCTTCTTCGGCCTGCCGCAGCGGATCGACCGCCACCTTCCCGACGGGGCCTCGATGGCAGATGCGGTCTCGACCACCTCCTCCTCGAACTATGCGGGCGACGGGTCGGTGCGCCGGAAGGAGAAGATGACCCTCCGTGTCGCGGCCACGGTGGTCGAGGAACTGCCGAACGGCGTCCTCCGCATCCAGGGCCAGCAGGAGGTGCGCGTGAATTACGAGCTGCGCGAACTGGTCGTGACAGGCTATGTCCGGCCGGGCGATATCTCGCGGCAGAACGAGATCACTTACGACAAGATCGCGGAAGCCCGGATCTCCTACGGCGGGCGCGGCCAGATCACCGATGTCCAGCAACCCCGCTACGGCCAGCAGGTGGCCGACATCATCCTCCCGTTCTGA
- the flgA gene encoding flagellar basal body P-ring formation chaperone FlgA — protein sequence MRAFPLLLLLAWPASAETVVAARTVRALSILGPEDLALAPQDMPGALAELSQALGQEARVTLYAGRPVRAADLGPPAIIDRNQLVPLSYRLGALEIRAEGRALSRGGVGDEIRVMNLSSRTTVSGRIAEDGAVHVGPGS from the coding sequence ATGCGCGCGTTCCCCCTTTTGCTTCTTCTCGCGTGGCCGGCCTCTGCCGAGACGGTCGTTGCCGCGCGCACGGTGCGCGCCCTTTCGATCCTGGGCCCCGAGGATCTCGCTCTCGCCCCGCAGGACATGCCCGGCGCCCTGGCCGAGCTGTCGCAGGCCCTCGGTCAGGAGGCGCGCGTCACCCTCTATGCCGGACGGCCGGTGCGGGCCGCAGATCTGGGGCCGCCCGCGATCATCGACCGCAACCAGCTCGTGCCGCTCTCCTACCGGCTGGGGGCGCTCGAGATCCGGGCGGAGGGCCGCGCCCTCTCCCGCGGCGGCGTGGGCGACGAGATCCGCGTGATGAACCTCTCGTCGCGCACCACCGTGTCGGGCCGCATCGCGGAAGACGGCGCGGTGCATGTCGGCCCCGGCTCCTGA
- the flgG gene encoding flagellar basal-body rod protein FlgG yields MKALQIAATGMSAQQTRVDVISNNLANMSTTGYNARRADFADLHYQQAVRPGTVSAEDGRMLPTGVQLGMGVRPSAVSVVLSQGALAQTRGDLDLAIDGRGYLEVTLPSGQSAYTRDGALKRSAEGLIVSSDGHEVAPGITIPQDAASISIDATGEVWGYFTGQVQPQLLGQISLTGFTNEKGLEAIGSNLFLETAASGPPIAGVAGEDGFGTLRQGYLEESSVDSVQEITELIKAQRGYELNAKVITAADQMLAATSQVR; encoded by the coding sequence ATGAAGGCGCTTCAGATCGCAGCCACAGGGATGAGCGCGCAGCAGACCCGCGTCGATGTCATCTCGAACAACCTCGCGAACATGTCGACGACAGGCTACAACGCCCGCCGGGCAGATTTCGCCGATCTCCATTATCAGCAGGCGGTGCGCCCCGGCACCGTCAGCGCCGAGGACGGCCGGATGCTGCCCACCGGCGTCCAGCTCGGGATGGGTGTGCGCCCTTCGGCCGTCTCGGTCGTGCTCTCGCAGGGAGCGCTTGCCCAGACGCGGGGGGATCTCGATCTGGCGATCGACGGGCGCGGCTATCTGGAGGTCACGCTGCCTTCGGGCCAGTCGGCCTATACCCGGGACGGCGCCCTGAAGCGCTCGGCCGAGGGGCTGATCGTCAGCTCGGACGGCCACGAGGTCGCGCCGGGGATCACCATTCCGCAGGATGCCGCCAGCATCTCGATCGATGCGACGGGCGAGGTCTGGGGCTATTTTACGGGCCAGGTGCAGCCCCAGCTTCTGGGGCAGATCTCGCTCACCGGTTTCACGAACGAGAAGGGGCTGGAGGCGATCGGCTCGAACCTCTTCCTCGAGACGGCAGCCTCCGGCCCGCCCATCGCGGGCGTGGCAGGCGAGGACGGGTTCGGCACGCTCCGGCAGGGCTATCTGGAGGAGAGCTCCGTCGATTCCGTGCAGGAGATCACCGAGCTCATCAAGGCCCAGCGCGGATACGAGCTGAACGCGAAGGTGATCACCGCGGCCGACCAGATGCTCGCGGCCACGTCGCAGGTGCGGTGA
- a CDS encoding flagellar hook-basal body complex protein → MDAAGYTTLTRQSGLMREMQSVANNIANLSTTGFRREGIVFTEHVKRLEGEASLSMASASARQIDLTQGGLTHTGAPFDFAIMGEGFFLIETPQGQELTRAGSFTPNAEGELVDADGNRLLDAGAAPLFIPPDARGVVLSADGTLSAGDQPIGRVGLWQPTDPLGLRHEGGTRFSAEGGTEPAEGATLVQGALEDSNVEPVSEIARMIEVQRAYEMGQSFLDREDDRIRTTVRTLGDSR, encoded by the coding sequence ATGGACGCGGCCGGCTACACCACGCTCACCCGCCAGTCGGGCCTCATGCGCGAGATGCAGAGCGTGGCCAACAACATCGCGAACCTCTCGACCACAGGCTTTCGCCGCGAGGGGATCGTCTTCACCGAACATGTGAAGCGGCTCGAGGGCGAGGCCTCGCTTTCGATGGCGAGCGCCAGCGCGCGCCAGATCGACCTCACGCAGGGGGGCCTTACCCACACGGGCGCGCCGTTCGATTTCGCGATCATGGGCGAGGGCTTCTTCCTGATCGAGACGCCGCAGGGGCAGGAGCTGACGCGCGCGGGCAGCTTCACGCCCAATGCCGAGGGCGAGCTGGTGGATGCCGACGGCAACCGTCTGCTCGATGCGGGGGCCGCCCCGCTCTTCATCCCGCCCGATGCGCGAGGGGTCGTTCTCTCGGCCGACGGCACGCTGTCGGCCGGTGACCAGCCCATCGGCCGCGTCGGGCTCTGGCAGCCCACGGATCCCCTCGGGCTCCGGCACGAGGGCGGCACGCGCTTCTCGGCCGAGGGCGGAACCGAGCCCGCCGAGGGCGCCACCCTTGTTCAAGGCGCGCTGGAGGACTCGAACGTCGAGCCGGTCTCCGAGATCGCGCGAATGATCGAGGTGCAGCGCGCCTACGAGATGGGTCAGAGCTTCCTCGACCGCGAGGATGACCGGATCCGCACCACCGTCAGAACACTCGGAGACAGCCGATGA
- a CDS encoding flagellar biosynthetic protein FliQ, giving the protein MSELALYDALRQGLWVAVLISSPLLGVALVAGVTIGLLQALTSVQEMTLTFVPKVGAMLLVFWVSMSFMTTTLVAFFTDSIVPRIEGR; this is encoded by the coding sequence ATGTCCGAGCTCGCGCTCTACGATGCCCTCCGGCAGGGGCTCTGGGTCGCCGTGCTGATCTCCTCGCCGCTCCTCGGGGTGGCGCTGGTGGCGGGCGTCACCATAGGTCTCCTGCAGGCGCTCACCTCCGTGCAGGAGATGACGCTCACCTTCGTTCCCAAGGTGGGCGCCATGCTGCTGGTCTTCTGGGTCTCGATGAGCTTCATGACGACGACCCTCGTGGCCTTCTTCACCGACTCCATCGTTCCCCGGATAGAGGGGCGCTGA
- the fliE gene encoding flagellar hook-basal body complex protein FliE, producing MDIRTSTAAQSYAKARTAAAPDQPSVGLTAAFERAAESFTQTLAQGEETARAAMTGKADPHALVEALAASQMAVETAVTLRDKVVEAYQEILRMPV from the coding sequence ATGGACATCAGAACCTCCACCGCAGCACAAAGCTATGCGAAGGCACGGACCGCAGCCGCGCCCGACCAACCGTCGGTGGGGCTCACGGCCGCATTCGAGCGTGCGGCTGAAAGCTTCACGCAGACGCTGGCGCAGGGGGAAGAAACCGCCCGTGCCGCCATGACCGGAAAGGCCGATCCCCACGCGCTGGTCGAAGCACTGGCCGCCTCGCAGATGGCCGTCGAGACGGCGGTCACCCTGCGGGACAAGGTGGTCGAGGCCTATCAGGAGATCCTGAGGATGCCGGTCTGA
- the flgC gene encoding flagellar basal body rod protein FlgC, with the protein MTDLLQSLGLSASGMRSQALRLRHVSENIANADTPGYHRKTVSFQEDPDSGLVSTGPVRLDRSELQKIYAPGHPLAGEDGYYDGSNVDLVVEIADAREAQRSYEANLRMFDQARQMTQSLLDLLRR; encoded by the coding sequence ATGACTGATCTCCTGCAATCCCTGGGCCTCTCGGCGTCCGGCATGCGCTCGCAGGCGCTCCGGCTGCGACATGTCTCCGAGAACATCGCGAACGCGGACACGCCGGGCTACCACCGCAAGACCGTGAGCTTTCAGGAGGATCCCGACAGCGGCCTGGTCTCGACCGGCCCCGTGCGGCTCGACCGGAGCGAGCTGCAGAAGATCTACGCGCCCGGCCATCCGCTGGCCGGGGAGGACGGCTATTATGACGGGTCCAACGTGGATCTGGTCGTCGAGATCGCCGACGCCCGCGAGGCGCAGCGCAGCTACGAGGCCAATCTCAGGATGTTCGATCAGGCGCGCCAGATGACGCAGAGCCTGCTCGACCTCCTGCGTCGTTGA